The Actinomycetota bacterium genome has a window encoding:
- a CDS encoding glycosyltransferase, protein MTTTELDVDYVLPLRWQDDRDLADLAEYLRGISPYVRIIVVDGSDEELFRSHCRTLDEIADVVRPCFAGRNGKVTGVLTGLARCHSEHVVIADDDVRYNPFSLAAVVAALADADLVGPQNYFSPSPWHGRWDTARSLLNRCFGADYPGTFAVRRSRFVAMGGYSATVLFENLELMRTVRAAGGRVSRPLGIYVERRPPSSAKFFSQRIRQAYDDLAQPPRAALFLAVVPAVLVTALRRPGWLIPAAAAIVGMAEVGRRRAGGRSVLPASGSLLAPLWVLERGICSWLAVGCRWRYGGVRFGPHRLRRAAHSNRELRAMARHRRDALLAEPEEGSGRPVRPLIETVVGEPAALM, encoded by the coding sequence ATGACGACGACCGAACTCGACGTGGACTACGTCCTGCCGCTTCGCTGGCAGGACGACCGCGACCTGGCCGACCTCGCCGAATACCTGCGCGGGATCTCGCCGTACGTCCGGATCATCGTCGTCGACGGCTCCGACGAGGAATTGTTCCGTAGCCACTGCCGGACCCTGGACGAGATCGCGGACGTCGTACGGCCGTGCTTCGCCGGCCGCAACGGCAAGGTCACCGGCGTCCTCACCGGCCTCGCCCGCTGCCACAGCGAGCACGTCGTCATCGCCGACGACGACGTCCGGTACAACCCGTTCAGTTTGGCGGCTGTCGTCGCGGCACTGGCCGACGCGGATCTCGTCGGACCCCAGAACTACTTCTCTCCGTCCCCGTGGCACGGTCGCTGGGACACCGCGCGTTCGCTGCTGAATCGCTGCTTCGGCGCGGACTATCCGGGCACTTTCGCCGTACGCCGCTCTCGTTTCGTGGCAATGGGTGGCTACAGCGCCACGGTCCTGTTCGAGAATCTCGAACTCATGCGGACGGTACGCGCGGCCGGCGGCCGGGTGAGCCGCCCCCTCGGAATCTACGTCGAACGCCGTCCGCCGAGTTCCGCCAAGTTCTTCTCGCAACGCATCCGGCAGGCCTACGACGACCTCGCGCAGCCGCCGCGTGCAGCGCTGTTCCTGGCGGTCGTCCCCGCTGTGCTCGTCACAGCCCTGCGTCGCCCTGGCTGGTTGATACCGGCCGCTGCGGCGATCGTCGGGATGGCCGAGGTCGGCCGGCGCCGCGCCGGCGGCCGGTCCGTCCTACCGGCATCCGGCAGCCTGCTCGCGCCGCTGTGGGTGCTCGAACGCGGCATCTGCAGTTGGCTCGCGGTCGGCTGTCGCTGGCGGTACGGCGGCGTCCGTTTCGGACCGCACCGCCTTCGGCGGGCGGCGCATTCGAACCGGGAACTGCGCGCCATGGCTCGGCATCGACGCGACGCACTGCTAGCCGAGCCCGAAGAAGGCTCAGGCCGGCCGGTGCGGCCGCTGATCGAGACCGTCGTCGGAGAACCGGCTGCCCTGATGTGA
- a CDS encoding ATP-binding protein, which translates to MTAYLPRVADGELERRLRAIGAVVIEGPKACGKTWTASQFATTTFRLDEDPAIRALIRNAPEQLFESPTPILFDEWQVEPTLWNRVRRQVDDRQGKGLYILTGSATPNDDATRHSGAGRFGVIRMRPMSLFESKHSNGDVSLAALLEGESQQGNGQHLSFIDAVERIVIGGWPELLNSEEDEARNWLRDYLRQVAEIDVQGLGTRRNPGNIRRLLASLGRAVGQSTKSTEIAKDVGGDDGPIARDTLANYLNALERLHIIDDSEPWRPHMRSRARLRQAPVRYLVDPSLGLAALDIGSTELMRDLNALGLQFEALVVRDLRVYAQPLGGTVDSWRDSNGHEVDAIVNVRDDKWGAFEIKLDHDAVDEAAGSLLRFATKVDTSRHGEPAFLGVIISSGSYAYRRNDGVHVIPIGCLGP; encoded by the coding sequence ATGACCGCTTACCTCCCCCGTGTCGCCGATGGCGAACTGGAGCGGCGGCTGCGCGCTATCGGAGCCGTGGTGATCGAGGGGCCAAAGGCGTGCGGCAAGACGTGGACCGCCTCCCAGTTCGCCACGACCACCTTCAGGCTCGACGAGGATCCCGCCATCCGGGCCCTGATCCGGAATGCGCCCGAGCAGCTGTTCGAGAGCCCAACGCCGATCCTCTTCGATGAATGGCAGGTCGAGCCCACGCTCTGGAACCGCGTGCGCCGCCAGGTCGACGACCGCCAAGGCAAGGGCCTGTACATCCTTACCGGCTCTGCCACTCCGAACGACGATGCCACCAGACATTCCGGGGCAGGCCGCTTCGGCGTGATCCGCATGCGTCCCATGAGTCTGTTCGAGTCGAAGCACTCCAACGGCGACGTTTCACTCGCCGCCTTACTCGAAGGTGAATCACAGCAGGGCAACGGCCAGCACCTCTCGTTCATCGACGCGGTTGAGCGCATAGTGATCGGCGGCTGGCCCGAACTGCTCAACTCCGAGGAGGACGAAGCCCGCAACTGGCTCCGCGACTACCTCCGTCAGGTCGCCGAGATCGACGTACAGGGGCTCGGAACGCGCCGAAACCCCGGCAACATTCGCAGACTCCTCGCCTCGCTCGGCCGTGCCGTGGGTCAATCGACGAAATCCACCGAGATTGCCAAGGACGTAGGCGGCGACGACGGTCCAATCGCCCGCGACACGCTCGCCAACTACTTGAACGCCCTCGAACGGCTCCACATCATCGACGACTCAGAGCCATGGCGTCCGCACATGCGGTCCCGGGCGCGGCTTCGCCAAGCACCAGTCCGCTACCTCGTCGATCCATCGTTGGGCCTCGCCGCTCTTGACATCGGCAGCACCGAACTAATGCGCGACCTGAACGCGCTGGGCCTGCAATTCGAAGCGCTCGTCGTGAGAGACCTGCGGGTCTACGCCCAGCCGCTCGGTGGCACGGTCGACTCGTGGCGTGACTCCAACGGGCACGAGGTCGACGCCATCGTCAACGTTCGCGACGACAAGTGGGGAGCCTTCGAGATCAAGCTCGACCACGACGCCGTCGACGAGGCAGCCGGATCTCTATTGCGCTTCGCAACAAAGGTGGACACGAGCAGGCACGGCGAGCCCGCCTTCCTCGGAGTCATCATCAGCAGCGGCTCCTACGCCTACCGCCGCAATGACGGCGTCCACGTCATTCCGATCGGCTGCCTTGGGCCATGA
- a CDS encoding carboxypeptidase regulatory-like domain-containing protein: protein MRSRSAQFGRMSVVAAVVIAVITAMLGSTAPAWAAGSGSISGTVLDSTGDPLEGIAVVAVRVDDDEAEAAAVSELASSVGTEGAAVSALDDDEPIAESDSAGAFTIGGLSAGSYLVAYVDPAGNLATAWYVTGSPYGTVAPRWASVVTSTGNALTLQPVRLSPGAAVAGHISGDAASGGRALAGAHAYAFTNAGDLISAVETDDDGNYLLSGLPARNVLVCADGPQAYWAPVCVGGSPTPFGAAETGVTAGSVTSGVDFVLHYGVRVAFYSTSVSASGVAYFVVGVSLDSRVKAEGQVILRDGTEVFAVLDLRNGQVQQDIRLPHGGSRSITASYSPAPGIEIGRADVQLTVPHVTTMQTRSSWVALAGGNNRVRYDVRVESPGGIPTGNVTLSVGTGQIATVPLVNGVASVVAGRYLSHVSVAYAGSPTMQPSSSLLPGPDLARTTTTLTKKGKAKPGRTVTLVAAVGSAESVPLGVVRFLVGNKVVAVSNVKHGVAKAKLVLPSGRAIPKGGRLEVRASYSSGPARYQGSNARLVIQIR from the coding sequence ATGCGCAGCAGGTCAGCACAGTTCGGCCGGATGTCGGTCGTTGCGGCGGTCGTGATCGCGGTGATCACCGCGATGCTCGGTAGCACGGCACCGGCCTGGGCGGCCGGCAGTGGGTCCATCAGCGGGACGGTTCTCGATTCGACCGGAGATCCGCTGGAGGGAATCGCCGTTGTCGCCGTTCGGGTGGACGACGACGAGGCCGAGGCGGCCGCGGTGAGCGAACTCGCCTCGTCCGTCGGTACCGAGGGCGCGGCGGTCAGTGCGCTCGACGATGACGAACCGATCGCCGAGAGCGATAGCGCCGGCGCGTTCACCATCGGCGGGTTGTCGGCTGGCAGTTACCTGGTGGCGTACGTCGACCCGGCAGGAAATCTGGCGACCGCCTGGTACGTCACGGGATCGCCGTACGGAACGGTGGCTCCTCGGTGGGCTTCGGTTGTCACCTCGACCGGCAACGCTCTCACGCTGCAGCCGGTCCGGTTGAGTCCCGGGGCTGCCGTCGCGGGGCATATCAGCGGTGACGCCGCCTCTGGCGGCCGGGCACTCGCCGGTGCCCATGCCTATGCCTTCACCAACGCCGGGGATCTCATCTCGGCAGTCGAAACCGACGACGACGGCAACTACCTGCTGTCAGGTTTGCCCGCACGCAACGTGCTGGTCTGCGCCGACGGACCCCAGGCGTATTGGGCACCGGTCTGCGTGGGAGGCAGTCCGACACCGTTCGGCGCGGCCGAGACCGGCGTCACTGCTGGTTCGGTCACCTCCGGCGTCGACTTCGTCCTCCACTACGGCGTCCGCGTGGCGTTCTATTCGACGTCGGTGTCGGCGTCGGGCGTGGCGTACTTCGTCGTCGGCGTTTCACTGGACTCTCGGGTCAAAGCCGAGGGGCAGGTGATCCTGCGGGACGGTACCGAGGTCTTTGCCGTGCTCGACCTTCGCAACGGCCAAGTGCAGCAGGACATTCGGCTGCCGCACGGCGGCAGCCGGAGTATCACCGCGAGCTACTCGCCGGCTCCTGGAATCGAGATCGGACGGGCCGACGTCCAGCTGACTGTGCCGCATGTCACGACGATGCAGACGAGATCAAGCTGGGTCGCACTCGCCGGCGGAAACAACCGCGTCCGGTACGACGTCCGGGTGGAATCGCCCGGGGGAATCCCGACGGGGAACGTGACCCTCTCGGTCGGCACCGGCCAGATCGCCACGGTCCCCTTGGTGAACGGCGTCGCGAGTGTTGTTGCCGGTCGCTACCTGTCTCACGTCTCCGTGGCGTACGCCGGATCTCCGACGATGCAGCCGAGCTCATCGTTGCTGCCCGGGCCGGACCTGGCGCGCACGACCACCACCTTGACTAAGAAGGGAAAGGCGAAGCCAGGTCGAACCGTGACCTTGGTTGCCGCGGTGGGATCTGCTGAATCGGTGCCTTTGGGCGTCGTGCGATTCCTGGTGGGGAACAAGGTCGTGGCGGTATCCAACGTGAAGCACGGGGTCGCGAAGGCGAAGCTCGTGCTGCCCTCGGGACGGGCGATTCCCAAGGGTGGCAGGCTGGAGGTCAGGGCGTCCTACAGCAGCGGCCCGGCTCGATACCAGGGCAGCAATGCGCGGCTGGTCATCCAGATCCGCTGA
- a CDS encoding nucleotidyl transferase AbiEii/AbiGii toxin family protein yields MSEQLRRNLDDLDALAARTAAARELPAPYVEKDFWVTEVLRAAAVDRVVAMPDGSTAPVTFLFKGGTSLSRVFGIVDRFSEDVDLLAVFPDGPSPRARHDVLKQVDTDVIAHLGLTNDDVTHGASTTGVKRHTTYNYPVTEYDNGLKEGVLLELGSRGGTYPAGPHSYRSMVADYAITDLGETEDTWEEFASFKINVLAPERTLLEKIAAVHDAAIRGDTATLLKHGRHFYDIDRLLNTSSVTDALDALGASGLADLVEDINAHSDEAGFSWSPRPAGGYADSPAFARTADVREAIRTGFEAAQALIRGDRISLDDVTTTVLTNRERL; encoded by the coding sequence GTGAGTGAGCAGCTGCGTCGCAACCTCGACGACCTCGATGCCCTGGCCGCCCGGACCGCTGCGGCCCGAGAGTTGCCCGCACCGTACGTCGAGAAGGACTTTTGGGTCACCGAGGTGCTCCGCGCCGCCGCCGTCGATCGGGTGGTTGCCATGCCCGACGGCTCGACCGCGCCCGTGACGTTCTTGTTCAAGGGCGGCACCAGCCTCAGCCGCGTCTTCGGGATCGTGGACCGCTTTTCCGAAGACGTCGACCTGCTCGCAGTCTTTCCCGATGGGCCGTCACCCAGGGCCCGTCACGACGTGCTCAAGCAGGTCGACACCGACGTGATCGCACACCTGGGCCTCACCAACGATGACGTGACCCACGGCGCCTCAACAACTGGCGTGAAGCGCCACACGACCTACAACTACCCCGTGACCGAGTACGACAACGGACTCAAGGAAGGCGTGCTGCTTGAACTCGGCAGCCGCGGCGGCACCTACCCCGCCGGACCACACTCCTACCGTTCAATGGTCGCCGACTACGCGATCACCGACCTCGGCGAGACCGAGGACACCTGGGAGGAGTTCGCCAGCTTCAAGATCAACGTGCTCGCGCCCGAACGAACACTGCTGGAGAAGATCGCCGCCGTTCACGACGCCGCCATCCGTGGCGATACCGCGACACTGCTCAAGCACGGTCGACACTTCTACGACATCGACCGACTCCTCAACACCAGCAGCGTCACCGACGCACTCGACGCGCTCGGCGCGAGCGGCCTCGCAGATCTGGTCGAGGACATCAACGCCCACAGCGACGAGGCCGGCTTCTCCTGGAGCCCACGTCCCGCTGGCGGGTACGCCGACAGCCCGGCCTTCGCCCGGACCGCCGATGTGCGTGAGGCAATCCGCACCGGCTTCGAGGCGGCTCAGGCCCTCATCCGCGGCGATCGGATCAGCCTCGACGACGTCACCACGACCGTCCTGACGAACCGCGAAAGGCTGTGA
- a CDS encoding GlsB/YeaQ/YmgE family stress response membrane protein: MIGFIIGLLIVGLIAGALARLLVPGRQDMSILMTIVLGIIGSFVGGFLGYLIFHKDASEGFLQPAGIIGSVIGAVIVLLLWGWLSNRTAVRR; this comes from the coding sequence ATGATCGGCTTCATCATCGGTCTGCTCATCGTGGGCCTCATTGCGGGGGCACTTGCTCGGCTGCTGGTCCCCGGGCGGCAGGACATGTCGATCCTCATGACCATCGTGCTGGGCATCATCGGATCGTTCGTCGGCGGCTTCCTCGGCTACCTGATCTTCCACAAGGACGCGAGCGAAGGCTTCCTGCAGCCGGCCGGGATCATCGGCTCGGTGATCGGGGCAGTCATCGTGCTGCTGCTGTGGGGCTGGCTGTCCAACCGGACCGCCGTACGCCGGTAA
- a CDS encoding iron-containing redox enzyme family protein, with amino-acid sequence MRTPLARGPISEAVIGVVRGRQPMGHSVSQAIADSPDPLSDSDLQLALAVSYELNYGGFVDEVGEPEWDETQLALRRQLETAFACALHSTVQQPTPSEEPVARQLRRVVEGTPGPPLSSFLQRTATASHYRDLLTQRAVYHLREADAHTWGIPRLRGRAKSALVEIQLDEYGSGVPGRAHAALFAATMRQLGLDDTYGASWDVAFAETLAANNLMSFFGLHRKHVAALAGHLAALELTSTVPNRRYAAGLRRLGFGADATAFFDEHVVADALHEQVAAVDLCGSLVRDDPGALGDVLWGAAACVELDARASHALFRRWQSSSVGAA; translated from the coding sequence ATGCGTACCCCGCTGGCGAGGGGCCCCATCAGCGAGGCCGTCATTGGAGTGGTCCGTGGTCGCCAGCCCATGGGCCACTCCGTCTCCCAGGCGATAGCCGATAGCCCCGATCCCTTGTCCGACAGCGATCTGCAGCTCGCCTTGGCCGTGTCGTACGAACTGAACTACGGCGGCTTCGTCGACGAGGTGGGCGAGCCGGAGTGGGATGAGACGCAGCTGGCGCTACGGCGGCAACTGGAGACCGCCTTCGCGTGCGCCCTGCACTCGACGGTGCAGCAGCCGACGCCCTCCGAGGAGCCGGTGGCACGGCAGCTACGCCGCGTTGTCGAGGGCACCCCAGGTCCGCCGCTGTCGTCGTTCCTGCAGCGCACGGCCACCGCGAGCCACTACCGGGATCTGCTGACGCAGCGCGCCGTCTATCACCTGCGGGAAGCCGATGCGCACACCTGGGGCATCCCCCGATTGCGCGGGCGTGCCAAGTCGGCACTGGTCGAGATTCAACTGGACGAGTACGGCAGCGGGGTTCCGGGCCGCGCCCACGCGGCGCTCTTTGCCGCCACCATGCGCCAGTTGGGCCTCGATGACACCTACGGCGCCTCCTGGGATGTCGCCTTCGCCGAGACCCTCGCGGCCAACAACCTCATGTCGTTCTTTGGCTTGCACCGCAAGCACGTCGCCGCACTCGCCGGGCATCTCGCGGCCCTGGAACTCACCTCGACCGTGCCGAACCGGCGCTACGCCGCGGGTCTGCGACGGCTCGGGTTCGGCGCGGACGCGACGGCGTTTTTCGACGAACACGTCGTAGCCGACGCCTTGCACGAACAGGTCGCGGCTGTCGATCTGTGCGGGTCGCTGGTCCGCGACGACCCCGGCGCGCTTGGCGACGTGCTCTGGGGTGCGGCAGCGTGCGTGGAGCTGGACGCGCGGGCTTCCCACGCCCTGTTCCGCCGCTGGCAGTCGTCCAGCGTCGGCGCGGCGTGA
- a CDS encoding MFS transporter: MPPPAHRTHHQRTFALLATGIGAFALLQSLVVPALPVFQQSMGTSQAAVTWMLTAYLLSASVCTPIIGRLGDMKGKKRLFVITLIVLGVGTVLSAFATTLPIMIVGRVIQGMGGGLLPLAFGIIRDEFPSEKVPNAIGSMAALTAVGIGFGIVLAGPIVDLLSYHWLFWFPMILIVTSTIGTALLVPESRVRAAGRINWTAAVLLSVWLVALLLAISQAPTWGWLAPGTLGLLGCAVVVAALWVAVEARSAHPLIDLRMMTIRAVWTTNLVALLFGMATYGTFGFLPAFLHTSPEAGYGFAAPVSESGLMLLPQAIMMLLLGMCAGRLAQLIGSRTVLMLGAAMAIAPFLMLVFFNDQKWQIYLATAFLGIAMGMAFAAMANLIVQAVPPDQTGVASGMNANIRTIGGALGTALMATIVTAGVAPGGVPEAASYDRGWSFLCLATALSVAAGFLIPRFPAPPGGTEPDVELRHAELAIVAGGTVVGDDPE, translated from the coding sequence ATTCCACCGCCGGCCCACCGCACCCATCACCAGCGGACGTTCGCGCTGCTGGCGACCGGCATCGGTGCCTTCGCCCTGCTGCAGTCCCTGGTCGTCCCTGCCCTGCCGGTGTTCCAACAGAGCATGGGGACCTCTCAGGCGGCGGTCACCTGGATGCTGACGGCGTACCTGCTGTCGGCGTCGGTGTGCACTCCGATCATCGGGCGCCTCGGGGACATGAAGGGGAAGAAGCGCCTCTTCGTCATCACGCTGATCGTCCTCGGCGTCGGGACGGTTCTCTCCGCCTTCGCGACCACGCTCCCGATCATGATCGTGGGCCGGGTCATCCAGGGCATGGGAGGCGGTTTGCTCCCGCTGGCGTTCGGCATCATCCGCGACGAGTTCCCATCGGAGAAGGTGCCGAACGCGATCGGGTCGATGGCCGCGCTCACCGCCGTCGGCATCGGGTTCGGCATCGTCTTGGCCGGGCCCATCGTCGACCTGCTCAGCTATCACTGGCTGTTCTGGTTCCCGATGATCCTCATCGTCACCTCCACGATCGGGACGGCGCTGTTGGTCCCGGAATCGCGGGTGCGGGCCGCCGGCCGGATCAACTGGACGGCCGCGGTGCTGCTGTCGGTGTGGCTGGTGGCGCTCCTGTTGGCCATCAGCCAGGCACCGACCTGGGGGTGGCTCGCGCCCGGGACGCTCGGCCTGCTCGGCTGCGCCGTCGTCGTCGCCGCCCTGTGGGTCGCCGTCGAGGCCCGCTCGGCACATCCGCTGATCGACCTGCGGATGATGACGATCCGCGCGGTCTGGACCACCAACCTCGTCGCGCTGCTGTTCGGGATGGCGACGTACGGGACCTTCGGCTTCCTGCCCGCGTTCCTGCACACCTCGCCCGAGGCTGGCTACGGCTTCGCCGCACCGGTGTCCGAGTCCGGCCTGATGCTGCTGCCGCAAGCGATCATGATGTTGCTGCTGGGGATGTGCGCTGGACGGCTCGCGCAACTCATCGGCTCGCGAACCGTCCTCATGCTGGGCGCCGCGATGGCCATTGCCCCGTTCCTCATGCTGGTGTTCTTCAACGACCAGAAATGGCAGATCTACCTGGCGACCGCCTTCCTCGGCATCGCCATGGGGATGGCCTTCGCCGCGATGGCCAACCTGATCGTGCAGGCCGTGCCACCGGACCAGACCGGCGTCGCCAGCGGCATGAACGCCAACATCCGGACCATCGGCGGCGCGCTGGGTACCGCCCTGATGGCCACCATCGTGACCGCCGGAGTTGCTCCGGGCGGTGTCCCGGAGGCGGCCAGCTACGACCGCGGGTGGAGCTTCCTGTGTCTGGCCACCGCGTTGAGCGTCGCGGCCGGCTTCCTCATCCCGCGCTTCCCCGCTCCCCCGGGCGGCACCGAGCCCGACGTCGAACTGCGCCACGCCGAACTGGCGATCGTGGCGGGCGGCACCGTCGTCGGCGACGACCCGGAGTAG